Proteins encoded by one window of Arcobacter sp. LA11:
- a CDS encoding acyl-[ACP]--phospholipid O-acyltransferase, producing the protein MEKLSNLLVIKLAFLFVVFCNAVVDVSHKVLLQNIAFKIFDGSEQVVWISIINAMIIIPFLLLFTVSGYLSDKYNKKDILVYGAVSSFILSVLMIFSYLSGNFYLTMFNLILLAVQSAIYSPAKFGIILDVWGKKNLAKGNSALQSVSIIAILFAIASGSLIFENFYDANNLSVLTTKEALLDAILPLTYYIVPVAFLEMLVSIFVLKKLKTSYNSNDKLELDKKELMKGKLLGKNIKTIYSNNIIFLSVIGLSVFWAISQGLMAVFPSFAKQYLGINDVFVINGVIAASGIGIAIGSIIYSRISKHYIEIGTIPLAAIGMAVMIYISTVVQSAFLLGATFLVFGIFGGLFVVPLNSLIQFNAKKKILGTVLAGNNWFHSLAMFAMLMLTTVVSLLNLDPQNTIYLILLITLGGTLYTIYKLPQSLILLFLKFVVGMKYNLEVQGVKNIPTSGGVLLLGNHVSWIDWAVILMSSPREVKFVMHKPIYDKWFLTWILKIFKAIPISNASSKSTLQTIAKELDEGNMVVLFPEGSITRNGHMGEFKKGFEKILELTNNDVKVVSFYIRGLWESMFSRANKKFKQSYRTNSVTVSFSKPINKQKANTFVVKNEVVRLSTESWNEHIKNLDTLSNTIFDRLKEVGTNFIFADSTGLELSGNKFLTVSILFKNLLKSRVKGQNVGLLLPSTAAGAFINYSVLMMGKTAVNLNYTAEINSLKMAVEKAEIKTIVASKKFIDKLEGKGINIDELLQKVDVIYVEDLKPLISKVSGLLTLLSVKFIPSFLLKTIHIKKIKKDDTVLILFSSGSEGTPKGVELTSDNILGNTQQIAGVLNANENDIIVGSLPIFHAFGITVTTFLPLIEGIKCVAHPDPTDGVGLGKLVSKYKATIMCGTSTFFRLYTKNSKVHPLMFESLRFTVAGAEKLREDVRAEFKKKFGKDILEGYGVTETTPVASCNLPNMLAPDFTVQVGSKQGTIGMPLPGTIVKIVDPETFDELESGQEGMIVVSGIQVMKGYLKDDEKTKSVLKEIDGHTFYITGDKGRVDSDGFITIVDRYSRFAKLGGEMVSLGAIEEKITKLILNDEESEVDFVATSLPDEKKGEKVILLISGANEEFIENLKNEMVKTFDNKLMIPSLIKIVDEVPKLGTGKKDFKGAKALAQSL; encoded by the coding sequence ATGGAAAAGTTATCAAATTTATTAGTAATAAAATTAGCATTTTTATTTGTAGTGTTTTGTAATGCAGTTGTAGATGTATCTCATAAAGTACTTTTACAAAATATTGCATTTAAAATTTTTGATGGAAGTGAACAAGTAGTATGGATATCTATTATCAATGCAATGATAATTATTCCTTTTTTACTGTTATTTACTGTAAGTGGATATTTATCAGATAAATATAATAAAAAAGATATTTTAGTTTATGGTGCTGTGTCATCATTTATTTTATCTGTTCTTATGATATTTTCATATCTTTCTGGAAACTTCTATTTAACAATGTTTAACTTAATATTACTTGCTGTTCAAAGTGCTATATATTCTCCTGCAAAATTTGGAATTATTTTAGATGTTTGGGGGAAAAAGAATTTAGCAAAGGGAAATTCAGCACTTCAATCCGTATCTATTATTGCAATTTTATTTGCAATTGCAAGTGGATCTTTAATTTTTGAAAATTTTTATGATGCAAATAATTTAAGTGTTTTAACTACAAAAGAGGCTTTACTTGATGCAATATTACCTTTGACATATTATATTGTTCCTGTGGCATTTTTAGAAATGTTAGTTTCTATTTTTGTTTTAAAGAAATTAAAAACTTCATATAACTCAAACGATAAGCTTGAATTAGATAAAAAAGAATTAATGAAAGGAAAACTTTTAGGTAAAAATATTAAAACAATTTATTCAAATAATATCATCTTTTTATCTGTAATTGGCTTATCAGTTTTTTGGGCAATATCTCAAGGTCTTATGGCAGTTTTTCCATCTTTTGCAAAACAGTATTTAGGAATAAATGATGTCTTTGTTATAAATGGTGTGATTGCAGCTTCAGGTATTGGTATTGCTATTGGTTCAATTATTTATTCAAGAATATCAAAACACTATATAGAAATAGGAACTATTCCTTTAGCAGCTATTGGTATGGCAGTTATGATTTATATCTCGACAGTAGTACAGAGTGCATTTTTACTTGGAGCTACATTTTTAGTCTTTGGTATTTTTGGTGGTTTATTTGTAGTTCCCTTGAATTCACTTATTCAATTTAATGCAAAGAAAAAGATACTAGGTACAGTTTTAGCAGGAAATAATTGGTTTCATTCTTTAGCAATGTTTGCTATGCTAATGCTTACAACTGTTGTTTCTCTTTTAAACTTAGACCCACAAAATACAATTTATTTAATTTTGTTAATAACTCTTGGAGGAACTTTATATACGATTTATAAACTTCCTCAATCTTTGATTTTATTATTTTTAAAGTTTGTTGTTGGAATGAAATATAATTTAGAAGTTCAAGGAGTAAAAAATATCCCAACTTCTGGCGGAGTGTTATTACTTGGGAATCACGTATCTTGGATTGATTGGGCAGTAATTTTAATGAGTAGTCCCAGAGAAGTTAAATTTGTAATGCATAAACCAATATATGATAAATGGTTTTTAACTTGGATTTTAAAAATATTTAAAGCAATTCCCATATCAAATGCTTCAAGTAAGTCAACACTTCAAACTATTGCTAAAGAGTTGGATGAAGGTAATATGGTTGTATTATTTCCAGAAGGAAGTATTACAAGAAATGGTCATATGGGTGAGTTTAAAAAAGGTTTTGAGAAGATTTTAGAACTTACTAACAATGATGTTAAAGTTGTATCTTTTTATATCAGAGGCTTATGGGAATCTATGTTTAGCAGGGCTAATAAAAAATTTAAACAATCGTATAGAACAAACAGTGTTACTGTATCTTTTTCAAAACCGATTAATAAACAAAAAGCAAATACATTTGTTGTGAAAAATGAAGTAGTAAGATTATCAACCGAGTCTTGGAATGAACATATTAAAAATTTAGATACATTGAGTAATACAATTTTTGATAGACTAAAAGAGGTTGGTACAAATTTTATATTTGCAGATTCAACAGGTTTAGAACTATCAGGAAATAAGTTTTTAACAGTATCTATTTTATTTAAAAATTTATTGAAATCAAGGGTTAAGGGTCAAAATGTAGGATTGTTACTTCCTTCAACCGCAGCAGGAGCTTTTATAAATTATTCAGTACTTATGATGGGAAAAACAGCTGTAAATTTAAATTATACAGCTGAGATAAACTCTTTAAAAATGGCAGTAGAAAAGGCTGAAATAAAAACGATTGTAGCTTCTAAAAAATTTATTGATAAACTTGAAGGAAAAGGAATAAATATAGATGAACTTTTACAAAAAGTTGATGTGATATATGTGGAAGACTTAAAACCACTTATATCAAAAGTATCAGGGTTATTAACTTTATTAAGTGTTAAATTTATTCCTAGTTTTTTATTAAAAACTATTCATATAAAGAAAATAAAAAAAGATGATACAGTGCTTATTTTATTTTCTTCTGGAAGTGAAGGGACTCCTAAAGGTGTGGAACTTACAAGTGATAATATCTTAGGAAACACTCAACAAATAGCAGGTGTTTTAAATGCTAATGAAAATGATATTATAGTTGGTTCTCTTCCTATTTTTCATGCTTTTGGTATTACTGTTACTACTTTTTTACCTTTAATTGAAGGAATTAAATGTGTTGCTCATCCAGACCCAACTGATGGAGTTGGACTTGGGAAACTTGTTTCAAAATATAAAGCGACTATTATGTGTGGGACATCTACATTTTTTAGACTGTATACAAAAAATTCTAAGGTTCACCCTTTGATGTTTGAATCACTTAGATTTACAGTTGCAGGGGCTGAAAAATTAAGAGAAGATGTAAGAGCAGAATTTAAAAAGAAGTTTGGAAAAGATATTTTAGAAGGGTATGGAGTTACTGAGACTACTCCTGTTGCTTCTTGTAATTTACCAAATATGCTAGCTCCTGATTTTACAGTTCAAGTTGGAAGCAAGCAAGGTACAATTGGTATGCCTCTTCCTGGAACTATTGTAAAGATTGTAGACCCTGAAACTTTTGATGAACTTGAATCAGGACAAGAAGGAATGATAGTTGTTTCGGGAATTCAAGTTATGAAAGGTTACTTAAAAGATGACGAAAAGACTAAATCTGTTTTAAAAGAGATTGATGGACATACTTTTTATATAACAGGAGATAAAGGAAGAGTTGATAGTGATGGTTTTATTACTATTGTAGATAGATATTCAAGATTTGCAAAACTTGGTGGAGAAATGGTGAGTCTTGGTGCAATTGAAGAGAAGATTACGAAACTTATTTTAAATGATGAAGAGAGTGAAGTCGATTTTGTAGCTACATCATTACCTGATGAAAAAAAAGGTGAAAAAGTAATTTTACTTATTTCTGGAGCAAATGAAGAGTTTATTGAAAATCTAAAAAATGAGATGGTAAAAACTTTTGATAATAAATTGATGATTCCAAGTTTAATTAAAATAGTTGATGAGGTTCCCAAACTTGGAACTGGTAAAAAGGATTTTAAAGGAGCTAAAGCTTTAGCTCAAAGTTTATAG